The Haloarchaeobius sp. HME9146 DNA segment CACGCGGGTTGTCCGTCCAGGTGCCCCGCTCGAGATGCGCTCTTGCTTCCGCTTCCGTCCAGTTCTCGCTCGACTGTAACACCTCGACTGCAACCGCCCGAACCTGTCGTTCGACCTCCAGGCGCTCCCGGCTGCGCCACCAGCTGCTCGAGTTCGAATCGGGGAGCTCACCGGTCAGGTTCCGGACGGAGCTGTCGAACGAGTCACCGGCGGATTCGCGTGCCTGGTAGCTCGCGCCCTCGGGGAACACCCCCGAGAGGACGTTCGTCGTCTCGTCGCGTTCCGTCCGGTAGAGGTGGACCGCGCCGATGATACCGCCGGTGAGGCCAAGGAACAGCACGGTCCCGCGGTTCGTGAGGATGCCCTCGACGTATGGGCGGCTCGGTTCCATGGGGTAGGGCAGGAACGCCAGCACGAGGGCGCCGACCAGCGCGCCGGTGCCGACGAGCAGGAGGGCGCTCTTCCGGTCGAAGAGCTTGCCGAAGGCGCGTCCACCCGCGTAACTCGCTTTCCGGAATGGGCCGCGACTGCTCATGAGTCGCCCTCCAGTCGCCTGGCTATCTGTCTGACCGCGTCACGGGCGGCCTGTGTTCGGGAATCGTCCGGCGGGTACTGGCCGTACCGGACGTCCTGGAACGCCCTTGTGAGTCGCCCGACCGCGTCGGCAGGAAGGCCGTGCTCGACGGCGGCGCGGGCGTACTCTGCAGGGGTTCGCGACGGGCTCCGGCCCGTCGGAAGCTGGTCGACCATGTACTCCCACGCCTCCTCGATGCTGAGGGGCGAGGGCTGGTGTGCGCCGGGGTCGGTGAACTCGTCCGCAGACGCGGCTGCCCGGTTGCGGGGGTCGTCCGGGGTCTTCTCGCCGCGGCTCAGCCAGTTCCGCGAGCCGATGCCGCTCGACAGGGTCGAGAAGCCACCGGTCAGGGCACCGAGGCCGCCACCGATGCCGCGGGGGATGGCAAGCAGGCCCTTCCCCAGGGCCGCGGGGACGCCGACGAAGAGGCTCGCGCTGAGAGAGCCGAGGCCCTTGCCGACGGCTCCGAGCCCGCGAGCGAAGTCGTTCGCGGCGCTACCGATGGCGTCGAGCACTTCCGGGGCGGACGCGGAGGTGCCGACGAGGAACGCCATCGTGGTCTGCGGGATGGTGAGGAACGAGGCGCGGATGTGCAGCGGGGGGAGGCCGGGGATATCGAGCACCCAGCCGTCGAAGTCGGGGCGTGAGGTCCGTTCGACCTGCCCGACGGTCAGGACGAGGACGACCCCGATGCCGGTGAGTGTGAGGAGTCCCATGAACGTCGTCACCACGGTTCCGAGGTCGATGCCGCCGCGGTCGTTGCCGGCACCGCCGGCGGCTGCTCGCTCGGTCGTCGTGGTCGCCGTCCGCGTCGGTGTCGGGGTTGCGGTCCCGCCGTCGGACCCGGAGCCCGAGCCGGTCCCGCCGTCGGACCCGGAGCCCGAGCCGGTCCCGCCGTCGGTTCCCTCCGTCGCCGTCTCCGTCGCGGAATCCGCCGTGGAGGGCGGCTGCTCGCTGGTCGGTCCGTCGGTCCCGGGGGCCGTGGGGTCGCCGGACCCGGCGGTATCGCCCGCGCCGCCCCCGACACCGGCCGGGTACGTCCCGAAGCCGGAGGCGGGGAGGAGGGAGGCGGCGAGGATGACCGTCAGGACGGCGACGACTGCGACGGCCGCGCGACTCAGGTCGTATGCCACAACAGTTGTACTTGTCCAGTGGGTTAAATATATTCTCATCATCTGATGACTTCGGGCGGGGAATTATCCCTGGTTGATGTAACGACGTGTTGGCCTGTTGGAACGAATGGCTCCCAGAACGGCGCGAGTAGGCTTGCAAACGCAGTATTCGGAATCCACGTGTCGCGGCTACGTGACGATGCCGAGACTGGGCGAATGACAGGTGGCGCGAGTCGCGAACCAGAACCAGTCGGAAATGTTTTAGTTTCTTGGAATAAACCGTCGGTCGAATGGAACGCGATTCAGACCTCACCGCGCGCATCCTCCTGACGCTCGCGCTCATCCTCGTCGCGGACCTCGCCCTGGTCTCCGCCGTCGCGTACCTCCTCAGTCCGTGGCTGGCGTACCCGCAGGCCGCGCTCGCCAGCGCACTCGGCATCGAGGGGGCGTCCTCGCTCGCGTGGGGTGCCGTGGTCGTCCTCCCCGTCCTGGTCGCCTTCGTCTGGGCCCAGTTCCGGTACAGCCGCCGTGAACTCCTCGCGGAGGCCGACGCCAGACCGGTCTCGGCCGACGAGTACCCCGACCTCCACGCCCGCCTCCAGCGCCTCGCGACCCAGGCCGACATGCAGCCACCCAGTCTCGCGGTCGCGGACACGTCGGTCCCCAACAGCTTCGCTATCGGCGGGTTCCGGAACGCCACCATCGTCGTCAGCACCGGCCTGCTCGACGCGCTCGACGACGACCAGCTCGACGCGGTCCTCGGGCACGAACTCGCCCACGTTCGGAACCGGGACGCCACCGTGATGACGCTCGCCTCGTTCGTCCCGGCGCTCGTCAGCGACGACTTCAGCCTGTTCGGCACTCGCTCGCTCGGCTACCTGTTCTGGGGCGCCGTCTTCGTCGTCCTGTACGGCCTGAGTTCGGCGTTCATCGACGCCCCGATTCTCTCCGCCGAGTACACCATCTCGTTCGTGATGATGCTCGTCCTCTCGGCCGTGCTCGGGGGTATCGTCCTCGGCGTGGTCGGGGCGATGGTGCTCGGCCTCAGCCGGAACCTCTCGCAGTACCGCGAGTACGTCGCGGACCGGTCCGGAGCGTTGCTCGCTGGCAACCCGGCTGCACTCGCGACGGCGCTGCAGACGCTCGACGAGAGCGTCGCCACGCCGACGACGGACCGCCGGCAGTACGCCGGCGTCGAGGGGCTCTGCCTGCTCCCCTATGGCTTCACCGACGGGGACCCGGCGTCGGACGGCGAGTTCACGGTCGAGACCCGCTCGCACCCGCCGACCGAGAAACGAATCGAGCGGTTGCAGGCGCTCCAGCGCGAACTCTGAGGCGGCACTCGTCGACGGGCCGGCCATCGCGCCGGTATAGTCACGATATCGTGTAGTTTGGCTGTCCCATTGAAGTGCCTCGAGGCGCTGGTGGCTTCCATGGCCAATCAGGAGGCGAATCGGAGCGGGCGGGCCAAGGCCGCGTCTGCCGATGTCGAGGGGTCCGGAGGGAGAGACAGCGAACCGAAGTCGGTCACGACCCGTTGTATCCACTGCGAGAGCACGAACGCGACCGTGTTGATTCCGCGAGACAGCAACCTCTCCGAGTGTCACGAGGAGGCCGATGGGAAGGTGTGGGGGAACTGCAGGTCCTGCGGTGAGCGTTTCGACGTGTACTTCAGGAAGAACTGAGGAACTGAACGCCCGCCCGAACACGTTTTGGCTGTTTCGTCACCGGAGGTTGTCAGGCCGTTGTACTGTCGGCGCTGTCCAGCCTGGGAACCCTGACGGTCAAGATCGTCCCGGTCGAATCAGCGCGTTCGATGAGTATCGTTCCGCCGCTGGCCTTGACCAGCCAGGTTGCGATCCAGAGGCCGATACCGCTGCTGTGTGCGAGTGGCTGCTCGGTCTGCTGTTCGATGACGCGCCGCTCCGCCTCGGGGAGTCCCGGTCCGGAATCTGCGACCCGGAACTCGAGCCAACCGTCGTCGTCGCTCACCCTCACGCTCACCTGCGGTGGGGAGTCTCCCTTGCCGTGCTCCAGGGCGTTCTCGAGTAGTTCCACGAGAGCCGACTGGACGATGGCAAGGACGGCGGTGCCATCGCTCTCGTCGACGAGTTCGACGTCTCCGTCTTCGCGTTCTACCGCCGTCGCTTCTAGCACGTCGAGGACCGAACGGACCGTCCTGACTTCGTGTCTGTTCTTCTTCAGCAGGTCCTGTATCCTCCGTGCCTTCATGCTCTCCTCGAGGAGGCGGTTGCAGGTGGCGAGGATCGTCTGGAGGTGGCGCTCCCCGTCCGGGTCGTCGACCACTTCGGCGACAAGTTCGGCGCTCCCCTGGATGATGTTCACGCTCGTCCGGATGTCGTGGCGCAGCACGCGGTTCAGGACCTCGAGGCGCTGCTGGTCGAGCCGGCGCTCGGACACGTCGTTCTGGATCGCGACGTAGCCCGTCACCTCCCCATCGTCGAGGATGGGCGCGACGGTCTGGATGGCGGTGTACTGCTCGCCGGACTTCCGCCGGTTGACGACCTCGTCCTCCCACACCTCGCCGCGCCCGACGGTCTCCCAGAGTCCCTCGAAGTAGGCGTCGTCGTGCTCGCCGGACATGAGTATGCTCGGGTCAGCGCCGACCGCCTCAGAAGCACCGTACCCGGTTATCTCCTCGAACGCCGGGTTGACGTACTCTATCGTCCCGTCTGCGTCCGTGATGTAGACCCCCGTCCCTGCCTGTTCGACCGCGGCACGGAGCCGGCGAAGTGCCGCCTCGCGCTCGTGCTGGTCGGTCACGTCCTGCTGGAACCCCACGAAGTTCGTCACCGCGCCGTCCGCGTCGGTGACCGGCGCGATGCTCACCCGGTTCCAGAACGGGGTCCCGTCGGCCCGGTAGTTCAGGAGTTCGACGGTGATCGGGCTGCCCGCGGCGATAGCCGACCGCATCTCCGCGACGGGTGCGGGGTCGGTGTCCTCGCCCTGCAGCAGGCGGCAGTTCCGGCCGAAGAGCTGGTCGTGGTCGTACCCGGTCAACTCGGTGAACCGCTGGTTCGTGTAGACGAGGGCGTTGTCCGGCAGCGACGTGTCACTGATGGTGATTCCGAAGGGCGCCTCGGTCATGGCGCGTTCTTTCAGTTCGAGTTCGTGTTCGCGGCGTTTCCGGTCGCTGACGTCGCGGACGACGCCCTGGATGAAGACGTTGCCATCGCTGTCCCGGACCTGGCTGGCACTCACCTCGACCGGGACGCGCTCCCCATCGACGTCGAGCAGGGTCAATTCGACGTTCTTTTCGACGCCACCGTCACGGACACGCAGGAAGTTCTCGCGCGCCGATTCTTGACTCTCCGCGGCGACGAACCGGTGAAACGGCAGTTGCAACATCGACTCGGGTTCGTACCCGAGTAACGCTTCGACTGCGTTGGAGAGGTAGACGAAGGTCCCTGCTTCGGTTGCCCGGAAGATGGTGTCGGGACTGACCGTCGCGATCTCGCGGAACCGTTGCTCGCTCTCGCGGAGTTCCTCGACGGTCTGGCGGTTCTCGATGGTAGCCGCGAGGACGTTCGCGACGTTCTGGACGAACGTGATGTCTTTCTCTGAGAACGTCCGGGGGGCCGTCGAGTGCGCGCCGAGGACGCCCCAGAACCCTTCTACCGGCCCGATACCGACGCTGATGCCGGAGACGATGTGATGGTCCACGAGCAGTGCGGGGCGCTGGAATCGGTCCTCTGTCGCGAGGTCCTCGACGACGACAGGGCCGGCCACCGAGAGGGTGTACCCTGCCTGCGAGGTGTCTTTCACGCCGACGGTGGCGGTGCCGAGGAGGTGCTGGTCGAAGCCCTTCCCCGCGACCAGCTCCAGGTGGGTCCCGTCGTCCGTCAGTGCCAGTACCTTCGCATACTCGGTCCCGAGACAGTCGACGAGCGAGTCGCAGGCCTGGTCGAACAGGGCCGCGAGGTCGAGGCGTCCCAGCGCTGCCCGGCCGAGTTTCGCGACGGCTTCGTGCTGTCGACTCCATAGCTCGAGGTTCCTGTTGGCACGGTAGCCCTCGACCGCGTTGCGGATACGGTTCGTGAGGATTGTGTACTGCTCGATACCGGTGCCCTTCTGCAGGTAGTCCGTCACCCCCGCGGAGATGGCGGCGCTGGCGATCTCCTCTGACCCTTTCCCTGTGAAGAGGATGAACGGCAGGTCACTGTCGTACTCGCGAACGAGTTTCAGGAACTCCAGCCCGTCGACTTCGGGCATATCGTAGTCGCTGACCACGCAGTGAATCTCGCCGTTCTGGAGCACGTCTATCGCAGCAGTGACGTTCGTCTCGGTAAGTATCTCGAAATCGGTGTCCTCACGTCCGAGTAGTTCGGCCGTTACCTCCCCGAAACTGGTATCGTCTTCGACGTGGAGGACGCGGACAGCAGGCATGTCGGAGATAGGCTCTCTGAGGTGGTCTCGTTTTTGTCGCGAAACCGGTCATGTCAGGCGATTCCCGCCCAGAAATGATAGAACGCTGTCTCTGTGGTGAGGAAGGAAACCCCTCCCGACAGTGGGGGTTCAACCGAACAGTCTGGAGAACTGAAGCCACTATGGCAGGTCTCGCCGTTTCGTTCCCTCACTGGCACCACCCGGGTTTACGTCCCGGCCCGCCGCAGGTCCCGGCATGCACTTCGAGGACATCGAGTTGGGCGACACGCTCACCACGGCCGGCCGGACCATCACCGAAGCCGACCTGGTGAACTTCGCGGGCGTCAGCGGCGATTTCAACCACCTCCACATGGACGCGGCCGAGATGACGGACTCAGACTTCGGCGAACGAATAGCACACGGCGCGCTCGTCTTCTCCGTGATGACGGGGCTGCTCTGGCAGTCGCGTGACGCCGATAGCGGCCTCGTCGCCCTCTATGGTGTCGACGAGGTGCGGTTCCGCAATCCGACGTTCGTCGGTGACACGGTGCGCGTCGAGACGGAGGTCGTCGACAAGGAGCGCCGTGAGCACCCGACCGCGACCGGCGTGGTCCGGTACCGGGCCGAGGTCGTCACTGCCGAGGAGGAGAAGACGGTGCTCTCGTGTGTGTTGCTGGCGCTGGTGAAGTAGGGCTGTTTTGAGAGCTGGTCAGGTCGACAGCAGGTCCGCACCGCCCGTGATACCGATGACCTGTCCGGTCATGTAATCGGCGTGCTCGCTGGCGAGGTAGCACACCATCGGGGCCACGTCGGATTCGCGGCCGAGTTTCTTCATCGGGGTGGCCTGGCGGATGCGCTCGAACTGCGGGTTCACCTGTTCGAGTTGTTCCGGCGGGAGGTCAGCGAGGTCGTCGACGACGATGCTCGGCGCGAGCACGTTCGAGGTGACGCCGTCTTTCGCGCCCTCGAGGGCGAGCGCCCGCCCGAAGCCGACGAGCCCCATCTTCGTCGTCGAGTACGACACCTGGCCGAAGCTGCCGTGGGTGCCCGCGATGGAGGCCATGGTGATGACCCGACCCCAGCCACGCTCACGCATGTGGGGGAACACCTCTTTGGTGATGTTGTACGCGCCGGTGAGGTTGAGTTCGAGGTCGCGGTCCCAGAGGTCGTCGTCGAAGTCACCGACGCGGGAGACCGCATCCACGAATCCCGCGTTGTTCACGAGGATGTCGATGCCGCCGGTCGCTTCGCGAACGTCGGCGACCGTCTCGCGCACGTCGGCGCGGTCGGTCAGGTCGCAGACAACCGCCAGCGCG contains these protein-coding regions:
- a CDS encoding DUF4129 domain-containing protein — translated: MAYDLSRAAVAVVAVLTVILAASLLPASGFGTYPAGVGGGAGDTAGSGDPTAPGTDGPTSEQPPSTADSATETATEGTDGGTGSGSGSDGGTGSGSGSDGGTATPTPTRTATTTTERAAAGGAGNDRGGIDLGTVVTTFMGLLTLTGIGVVLVLTVGQVERTSRPDFDGWVLDIPGLPPLHIRASFLTIPQTTMAFLVGTSASAPEVLDAIGSAANDFARGLGAVGKGLGSLSASLFVGVPAALGKGLLAIPRGIGGGLGALTGGFSTLSSGIGSRNWLSRGEKTPDDPRNRAAASADEFTDPGAHQPSPLSIEEAWEYMVDQLPTGRSPSRTPAEYARAAVEHGLPADAVGRLTRAFQDVRYGQYPPDDSRTQAARDAVRQIARRLEGDS
- a CDS encoding M48 family metalloprotease, giving the protein MERDSDLTARILLTLALILVADLALVSAVAYLLSPWLAYPQAALASALGIEGASSLAWGAVVVLPVLVAFVWAQFRYSRRELLAEADARPVSADEYPDLHARLQRLATQADMQPPSLAVADTSVPNSFAIGGFRNATIVVSTGLLDALDDDQLDAVLGHELAHVRNRDATVMTLASFVPALVSDDFSLFGTRSLGYLFWGAVFVVLYGLSSAFIDAPILSAEYTISFVMMLVLSAVLGGIVLGVVGAMVLGLSRNLSQYREYVADRSGALLAGNPAALATALQTLDESVATPTTDRRQYAGVEGLCLLPYGFTDGDPASDGEFTVETRSHPPTEKRIERLQALQREL
- a CDS encoding PAS domain S-box protein; translation: MPAVRVLHVEDDTSFGEVTAELLGREDTDFEILTETNVTAAIDVLQNGEIHCVVSDYDMPEVDGLEFLKLVREYDSDLPFILFTGKGSEEIASAAISAGVTDYLQKGTGIEQYTILTNRIRNAVEGYRANRNLELWSRQHEAVAKLGRAALGRLDLAALFDQACDSLVDCLGTEYAKVLALTDDGTHLELVAGKGFDQHLLGTATVGVKDTSQAGYTLSVAGPVVVEDLATEDRFQRPALLVDHHIVSGISVGIGPVEGFWGVLGAHSTAPRTFSEKDITFVQNVANVLAATIENRQTVEELRESEQRFREIATVSPDTIFRATEAGTFVYLSNAVEALLGYEPESMLQLPFHRFVAAESQESARENFLRVRDGGVEKNVELTLLDVDGERVPVEVSASQVRDSDGNVFIQGVVRDVSDRKRREHELELKERAMTEAPFGITISDTSLPDNALVYTNQRFTELTGYDHDQLFGRNCRLLQGEDTDPAPVAEMRSAIAAGSPITVELLNYRADGTPFWNRVSIAPVTDADGAVTNFVGFQQDVTDQHEREAALRRLRAAVEQAGTGVYITDADGTIEYVNPAFEEITGYGASEAVGADPSILMSGEHDDAYFEGLWETVGRGEVWEDEVVNRRKSGEQYTAIQTVAPILDDGEVTGYVAIQNDVSERRLDQQRLEVLNRVLRHDIRTSVNIIQGSAELVAEVVDDPDGERHLQTILATCNRLLEESMKARRIQDLLKKNRHEVRTVRSVLDVLEATAVEREDGDVELVDESDGTAVLAIVQSALVELLENALEHGKGDSPPQVSVRVSDDDGWLEFRVADSGPGLPEAERRVIEQQTEQPLAHSSGIGLWIATWLVKASGGTILIERADSTGTILTVRVPRLDSADSTTA
- a CDS encoding MaoC/PaaZ C-terminal domain-containing protein, whose amino-acid sequence is MHFEDIELGDTLTTAGRTITEADLVNFAGVSGDFNHLHMDAAEMTDSDFGERIAHGALVFSVMTGLLWQSRDADSGLVALYGVDEVRFRNPTFVGDTVRVETEVVDKERREHPTATGVVRYRAEVVTAEEEKTVLSCVLLALVK
- a CDS encoding SDR family NAD(P)-dependent oxidoreductase is translated as MDLGISDRTALVTGGAGRLGSEDARHLAREGVEVVVLDVDEAGAERVVSDIEDEGGDALAVVCDLTDRADVRETVADVREATGGIDILVNNAGFVDAVSRVGDFDDDLWDRDLELNLTGAYNITKEVFPHMRERGWGRVITMASIAGTHGSFGQVSYSTTKMGLVGFGRALALEGAKDGVTSNVLAPSIVVDDLADLPPEQLEQVNPQFERIRQATPMKKLGRESDVAPMVCYLASEHADYMTGQVIGITGGADLLST